The Kiritimatiellia bacterium genomic interval GCGGCCTCGCGCCAGCGCGGCTGCAGGAGCCGCGCCCACAGGAGAGCCGCGGCCAGCGCGGCGGGAGCGAGCAGCAGGAAGAACCAGCCCCCGGCCGGGCCGCCGATCTGGCCGTCCAGCCAGCGCCGGATATCCCCCGCGAACAGGAGGCGTTCGACGCCTGGCCCGAGCCAGGCCGCCAGCCCGACGCCCAGCGGGAAGAGCAGGCACAGGAACACGAGCCGTGCGTGCGCCAGCCGCCGCGTCAATGCGGGCGGGAGCAGTTGCCAGGCGCAGGCCCCGGCGAGAAAAGCCGCGGGCACGGTGATCAGCGAAAGCAGCACGGCGGGGACCGCCGTCTCCACGAAGGGCGCAATGACGATGGCGGCGAGGAAACCGAGGACCACGCTCGGCAGGCTGGCCATCATCTCGATGGCCGGCTTCACGATGTGCCGGGTGCGCGGGTGGAGGAATTCGCTCGTGAAGATTGCGGCGAGCAGGGCGATGGGCACCCCGAAGAGCATGGAGTAGAGCGTTGCCTTGAGCGTGCCGAAGACCAGCGGTATCAGCCCGAACTTGGGCTCGAAATCGTCCGTGGCCGATGACGACTGCCAGGTGTGCGTCGGTTCGCGGGAGCCCTCGTACCAAACGGGCCGGAAGAGGGCCGCCGGCGTGGCCTCGGGGTGGCGCGGGTCCATGCGCCACAACGCCAGTTGCCCCGGTTGCAGAGCCAGCAGGCCATCATCCTTCGGGAGAAAGGCCAAAGCCGCCATGGGTTGATCCGGTCCGGCAGAAAGCGTCGCCAGCTGCTTCCCGCTCGTGACGTGAAAAAGCCGCACGGCGCCGTCCTCGTGTCCTGCCGCCATCATCCGCGCGCGGGAGGATGACGCCAGCCGCGCCACCGGCGAGTCGGTTCCGGGAAAAACGTGCGCGGCGGCGAGCCGGGTCAGGGCATTCGAGCCTTCCGGCCGGACAGGGAACCAGGCCCGGACTCTTCCGCCGGAGTCGCCCGCGAGCACCGTGGTCTGGCCGAGCAGGTATTGCAGGGCCGTGAGGCGCAGGGAGGCGTCGCCCAGCAGGTCGAGCGATTCCTCGACGGTAGCCTTTTCAGGAACCCGCGTGTTGAACCGGATCGCGTGGCCGTCGGCCCAGGCCAGCAGAACCGAATCGCCCAGGCCGGAGAGCAGGAGGAACGCCGGCTCGGCATCCGGCCGCGGTTCGTACGGGAGGACCGCCTCGCGTTTGCGGAGCGTGACCTCGCCCGTGACCATGTTCTTGCGTTCCGTGATCTTCTCGTAGAGCAGGCGTCCGTCGGCGGTCAGGGCGCAGAAGGCCGCGCCGGCCCCGGAATCCGCGTGAGCCAGCAGTCGAATGGGCGAGGGGGGGGATATGGCGACGGGCTCCTTGAATCGCGCGCGCGCGCCGTCGCGCTTTTCGAAACCCACCGATCCGATTCGCACGACGCCGTTTTCGAAGCCGAGCGCGACGGAGGCGCCGTCCAGCGCGACCGAGACGGCGGTGACAGTTTCATTCGTGAACAGCGCCTGCGCGGCGGGCGGCTCGCGGCCGTCGAGGCTGAAGGCGGTCAGGCTCCCGTCCGCGAGCAGGGCCCAGGCCTGTTGGCCTTCCTCGTCCGGCTGCAGGTGCAGCACATTGGCCGGAAGCGAAAGGGGCTGCCGGATCGGCTCATCCACGGAGGCCGGACGGAAGAGCGGCAGGGCGACCCAGACGAGAAACAGGCATACCGTGAACACGGCGGCGATGGTGCCCACGCCGCCGACGGTGATCAACCCGCGCGAAACCGAGTCCGACGCCCGGACCGTCCATCGGGTTTTTTTGTTTCGCGCGGGTTGCATCATGCTGCGGCTCGGCGGGGGACGCCTCACCATGCCTCAATCCAGTCCCACCGACTGCAGGGCCTCCCGGGCCATGGTGGCGGTAACGGGGTAGTAGCCGTCCTTGAGCACGTCCTCCTGGCCCTGTCGGCTGAAGACGTAGCGGATGAACTCGCGCTGCAGGGGATCGAGCGCGGCGTCCGGATTGGCATTGACGTAGACCAGCAGGAACCGGGCGAGGGGATACTCGCCCGTGTAGGCATGGTCCGGCGTCGCGGGGACGAAGTCGTCTCCTTCTTCCAGCGCGAGGGGCACGGCGCGGACATCGGCGGTCTTGTAGCCGATGCCGCTGTAGCCGATGCCGCCGCGATCGGAGGCCACGCCCTGGACGACGGCGGAGCTGCCGGGCTGCTCCTTGACCGAGTCCTTGTAGTCGCCCTTGCCGAGGACATGCTCCTTGAAATAGCCGTACGTGCCCGAGGCGGCGTTGCGGCCGTAGAGGCTGATCGGAAGCGTGGCCCATTCGCCCTTCAGGCCGAGCTGGGCCCAGCGGGACAGGTCTTCCGGGTGCCCCTGCTTGCGGTCCTTCGAGAAGATCGCGTCCACCTGGGCGAAGGTCAGGCCCTCGACCGGGTTGTCCTTGTTCACGTAGACGGCGAGCATGTCGATGCTGGTCTTCAGCGCCGTGGGCGCGTAGCCGTACTTCTGCTTGAATTCGTCGATCTCTTTCTCCTTCATGGGCCGGCTCATCGGCCCGAAGGTCGCCGTGCCCTCGATCAGCGCCGGCGGCGCGGTGGACGAGCCCTTGCCCTCGATCTCGATCTGGACGTTGGGATACATCTTCCGGAAGCCCTCCGCCCAAAGCGTCATCAGGTTGTTCAGCGTGTCCGAGCCGACGCTCTTGATGGTCCCCGAAATACCTTCCACGGGCTGGTAGAGGGGAAGGTCCGCGTTTACCGTCATCCGGGCCCGGCCCGCCACCGGGAAGAGCAGGAACGCCGTGCCTGCGAGGACCCGGCCGGCTCGTTTTACAAGCGGAAGTTGTCGCATGGAAGTCTCCTTTGCCTTCGCATCCTGCGGCTCCGGGATTGGCGCCGTATGTGCTTTTTGTTAGAAGCTCGTTAAACCGTATCCGACGGGAAACACCTGGAGGAACAGCGCATGAGATTTGTTAAATCCTTCGCGGCGGTAGCGGTCTTCACCATCGCGTACACGCTGGCCGCGGCGCTGGTGACGACGCGGACCTCCAACGCCGAGTTCCTGATCTACATCGGCGTGATGGTCGTGCTGATGGGGCTGATCGGCCTGCTGCACTGGCGCGTCCGCCTGTCCGCCGGCGCGCTGTGGGGCTTGAGCCTGTGGGGCCTGCTGCACATGGCGGGCGGACTGGTCCCCGTGCCGGAGAGTTGGCCCATCGCGGGTGAAATCCGGGTTCTCTACAGTTGGTGGCTCATTCCCGGCTGGCTGAAATACGACATGGTCGTGCACGCCTACGGGTTCGGGGTCACGACCTGGGTCTGCTGGCAGGGCGTGCGTGCCGCGTTGCGGAACCGGGGCGTGGCGGACGCCCGGCCGACCGTCGGGCTGCTGATTCTCTGCGTCGCGGCGGGAATGGGCTTCGGCGCGCTGAACGAGATCGTGGAATTCGCCGCCACGCTGACCGTGCCGGAAACCAACGTGGGCGGGTACGTCAATACCGGCTGGGACCTGGTTTCCAACCTGGCCGGTGCCGTGGCGGCGGCTGTGCTGATCCGGCTCTGCGCGTCCAAAGAAAAAGGGCCGTCCCAGCCCGGGACGGCCCTTTAAGAGGGAATACTGTTACGGCTGCGGAGGCTCGGTCATCGGGGCCGGAACCGGCGGCGCTTCCGGGGCGGCCGGCATGATGTCCGTCTTGATCTCCTCGACGGCCGTTTCCACTTCCGCGGCGGCGTCCTGGACCGCTTCCTCTGCGGTCTCCACGGCGGCGGAAGCCGATTCCATGGCCTCGCCGGCCGCTTCCTTGACGCTCTCCTCGGCCTGGGCCGCCACGTCCGCGGCGGTATCCACGACTTCCTCGGCCTTCTGGGTCACTTCTTCGAGTACCGGCGCGGGCGCTTCCACGGCCGGGGCCGCCGGCGCGGCGGGCTCGGCGACGGCCGGGGCCGTTTCTTCGGCCGGGGCGGCGGCGCCCTGCTCGCTCTGACCGCATCCGTTCAACAGCGCGACACTCATGACCAACACGGCGAAACAGCGAAACATACTCATTCGAACTGGCTCCTTTGTTGCTTTTTACCGGTGTCTTATCGACACGTCCAAGGTCCATAGAATCCACGAAGACCCCGCAAATGCAAGAGTTATTCGGGCGACGGAGGGCGGTCCCGGCGGATTCGCGAGGACGGGGCACCATCTATCCATGAAGGGGATGCGATTGTTCTTCATGGCGAACTTGTTCTTAGCGAAATCCGCGGACCCAGCCGGCCCAGCGGCCGGGGGCGGCCGCGGGCTACACCGAACATCGCATCGTCGGCGTCGGTGTAGCGCGGCCTCGCCCTCGAGGCCAGCGCCATGAATCGGTCCTGGGTTGGTCCCGCCTTCCGTGTTTACTGGAGGGCGAGCGTCCCGCGAGCCGCGCGGGGGGGACATGGCCGACAGGCTGAAAAAGATTACAAGGCGAGCAGTTCCTGCACGTCCGCCCAGGTCAGTTTCTGGAGGACCTGCTCGTCCTGCGTCAGCGTGGCGTCGATCACGGCCTTTTTCTTCTTCTGCATCGCCAGCACTTTTTCCTCCACCGTCCCGCGGGTGATCAGCTTGACGCTGTAGACGGTGTTTTTCTGGCCGATGCGGTGCGCGCGGTCGGTCGCCTGGTCCTCGACCGCCGGGTTCCACCAGGGATCGAAATGGATCACCATGTCGGCCCCCGTGAGGTTGAGCCCCGCGCCGCCGGCCTTGAGACTGATCAGGAACAGGGGGATGTCGCGCCGGGTGTTGAACTCGTGAACGACCTTGAGCCGCTCCCGCGTGGCGCCGTCGAGATAGCAATAGGCCAGGCCGCGCGCGTCCAGTTCCCGGCGCAGGATCGCCAGCATCGAGGTGAACTGGCTGAAGACCAGCACGCGGTGCCCCCCGTCGAGCGCCTCGTCGAGCAGTTCGAAGAACAGGTCCATCTTGGCGGACGGGAACTCGCTTCGGAGATCGGGCAGCTTGAGCAGGTCCAGGTGGCAGCAGGCCTGGCGGAGCCGGAGCAGGGTCTTGAGGATCTCCATGCGCGACCGCTCGAAGCCCTGCGCCGCCACGAGATCCAGCAGGCGCCGCTGGGACGCCTCCATGAGCTGCCGGTACACGAGCTGCTGGTCCCGCGTGAGGGAGCAGGAGGCGAGCCGCTCGATCTTTGGCGGCAGGTCCCGGGCCACGTCCTTCTTGAGCCGGCGCAGCAGGAAGGGGTGCAGCTTGCGGCGCAGCC includes:
- a CDS encoding ABC transporter permease subunit, which encodes MVRRPPPSRSMMQPARNKKTRWTVRASDSVSRGLITVGGVGTIAAVFTVCLFLVWVALPLFRPASVDEPIRQPLSLPANVLHLQPDEEGQQAWALLADGSLTAFSLDGREPPAAQALFTNETVTAVSVALDGASVALGFENGVVRIGSVGFEKRDGARARFKEPVAISPPSPIRLLAHADSGAGAAFCALTADGRLLYEKITERKNMVTGEVTLRKREAVLPYEPRPDAEPAFLLLSGLGDSVLLAWADGHAIRFNTRVPEKATVEESLDLLGDASLRLTALQYLLGQTTVLAGDSGGRVRAWFPVRPEGSNALTRLAAAHVFPGTDSPVARLASSSRARMMAAGHEDGAVRLFHVTSGKQLATLSAGPDQPMAALAFLPKDDGLLALQPGQLALWRMDPRHPEATPAALFRPVWYEGSREPTHTWQSSSATDDFEPKFGLIPLVFGTLKATLYSMLFGVPIALLAAIFTSEFLHPRTRHIVKPAIEMMASLPSVVLGFLAAIVIAPFVETAVPAVLLSLITVPAAFLAGACAWQLLPPALTRRLAHARLVFLCLLFPLGVGLAAWLGPGVERLLFAGDIRRWLDGQIGGPAGGWFFLLLAPAALAAALLWARLLQPRWREAARRWSRRRCAVMDALKFAAGLAATLGLALAAARLFAAAGWDPRGAVLGTYVQRNALVVGFVMGFAVIPIIYTIADDALNAVPDHLRSAALGAGATPWQAAVTVIIPTAMSGLFSAVMIGLGRAVGETMIVLMAAGNTPILDWNLFNGFRTLSANIAVELPEAVRNSTHYRVLFLSALVLFALTFVVNTAAELVRLRFRRKAVAL
- a CDS encoding phosphate ABC transporter substrate-binding protein, which gives rise to MRQLPLVKRAGRVLAGTAFLLFPVAGRARMTVNADLPLYQPVEGISGTIKSVGSDTLNNLMTLWAEGFRKMYPNVQIEIEGKGSSTAPPALIEGTATFGPMSRPMKEKEIDEFKQKYGYAPTALKTSIDMLAVYVNKDNPVEGLTFAQVDAIFSKDRKQGHPEDLSRWAQLGLKGEWATLPISLYGRNAASGTYGYFKEHVLGKGDYKDSVKEQPGSSAVVQGVASDRGGIGYSGIGYKTADVRAVPLALEEGDDFVPATPDHAYTGEYPLARFLLVYVNANPDAALDPLQREFIRYVFSRQGQEDVLKDGYYPVTATMAREALQSVGLD